Proteins from a genomic interval of Alosa alosa isolate M-15738 ecotype Scorff River chromosome 8, AALO_Geno_1.1, whole genome shotgun sequence:
- the LOC125298869 gene encoding uncharacterized protein LOC125298869, whose protein sequence is MPAQTLNVLSQLRNSQFGRPKPRHGLRLLFWFANDFVGFDYNNQMVATDNPAHGSYGFKPFHNRIDNGNSPLLPHQYERYYEVGNLNQPKALQLPSYVRQHHTNPQYNSNTDRLIVVMGSGMNIIDRVYVTQHSDRTHFSSDDTFRISQGLIDNIRRLDLDDFLAQMGEQERSVLQSSFSSSQQPAFQPYTPPAYRRAQSKN, encoded by the exons ATGCCTGCACAAACACTGAATGTGCTGAGCCAGCTGCGGAACTCCCAGTTTGGTCGCCCAAAGCCGAGACATGGACTTCGACTTCTGTTCTGGTTTGCAAATGATTTTGTCGGATTCGACTACAACAATCAAATGGTGGCTACAGACAATCCTGCTCATGGCAGTTATGGCTTCAAACCATTCCACAACAGGATTGATAATGGCAACAGTCCTCTCCTCCCACACCAGTATGAGAGATATTATGAGGTTGGCAACCTGAATCAGCCAAAGGCTTTGCAACTTCCCAGTTATGTCAGACAACACCACACCAATCCCCAGTACAACAGCAACACTGATCGCCTTATTGTAGTCATGGGCTCTGGCATGAATATTATTGACAGAGTGTACGTGACGCAGCATTCAGACAGAACACACTTCTCATCCGATGACACCTTTCGCATCAGCCAAGGCCTCATAGACAACATCAGGAGACTGGATCTGGACGACTTCCTGGCACAGATGGGTGAACAGGAGCGTTCTGTGCTGCAGTCGTCTTTCAGCAGCAGTCAGCAGCCAGCTTTCCAGCCTTACACTCCCCCAGCATACAGGCGCGCTCAGAGCA AGAACTGA